One Microcebus murinus isolate Inina chromosome 10, M.murinus_Inina_mat1.0, whole genome shotgun sequence DNA segment encodes these proteins:
- the CYP2D93 gene encoding cytochrome P450 2D17-like produces MGLLTGDLLTPLALAVVIFLLLVDLMHRRPRWAARYPPGPMSLPGLGNALQVDFQDISHSFGKLRRRFGDVYSLQLASKPAVVLNGLEAVREALVKHNEDTADRPPSSVSQHLGHRPHAEGVIMARYGPAWREQRRFSLSTLRFFGLGKKSLELWVIEEAACLCAAFAEHAAQPFSPNALLNKAVGNVIASLTYGRRFEYDDQRFLRLMELVTERSQQNSGYLMQVVMALPVLLRIPWLAGKVISAQKAFMALLDELVTEHRMTRDPAQPPRDLTDAFLAEVEKAKGNPESSFNDDNLRLVVSDLFSAGMETSSTTLAWALLLMILHPDVQRRVQQEIDEVIGQVRRPEMGDQAHMPYTTAVIHEVQRFADIIPLGVPHMTSRDIEVKGFLIPKGTTLFTNLSSVLKDEAVWEKPFRFHPEHFLDSQGRFVKPEAFMPFSAGRRACLGEPLARMELFLFFTCLLQRFSFSVPPGHPRPSDHGVCHFLVTPCPYQLCAVPR; encoded by the exons ATGGGGCTGCTGACGGGGGACCTGCTGACACCCTTGGCTTTGGCCGTGGTCATCTTCCTACTCTTGGTGGACCTCATGCACCGGCGCCCACGCTGGGCTGCACGCTACCCGCCAGGCCCCATGTCACTGCCGGGGCTGGGCAACGCGCTGCAGGTGGACTTCCAGGACATATCCCATTCCTTTGGCAAG CTGCGGCGCCGCTTCGGGGACGTGTACAGCCTGCAGCTGGCCTCCAAGCCGGCGGTCGTGCTCAACGGGCTGGAGGCCGTGCGCGAGGCCCTGGTGAAGCACAACGAGGACACTGCCGACCGGCCGCCTTCGTCCGTCTCTCAGCACCTGGGCCACAGGCCACACGCGGAAG gggTGATCATGGCGCGTTACGGGCCCGCGTGGCGCGAGCAGCGGCGCTTCTCCTTGTCCACTCTGCGCTTCTTCGGTCTGGGCAAGAAGTCGCTGGAGCTGTGGGTGATCGAGGAGGCCGCCTGCCTCTGTGCCGCCTTCGCCGAACACGCTG CACAGCCCTTTAGCCCCAACGCGCTGCTGAACAAAGCGGTGGGCAACGTGATCGCGTCCCTCACCTACGGGCGCCGCTTCGAGTACGACGACCAGCGCTTCCTCAGGCTAATGGAATTGGTGACGGAGCGAAGTCAGCAGAACTCTGGCTACCTGATGCAG GTGGTGATGGCTCTCCCAGTGCTCCTGCGCATCCCATGGCTGGCTGGCAAGGTGATCTCTGCCCAGAAGGCTTTCATGGCCCTGCTGGATGAGCTGGTGACCGAGCACAGGATGACACGGGACCCGGCCCAGCCACCCCGAGACCTGACTGATGCCTTCCTGGCCGAGGTGGAGAAG GCCAAGGGGAACCCCGAGAGCAGCTTCAACGATGATAACCTGCGCCTGGTGGTGTCTGACCTGTTCTCCGCTGGGATGGAGACCTCCTCGACCACActggcctgggccctgctgcTCATGATCCTGCACCCGGATGTGCAGC GCCGTGTCCAACAGGAGATTGACGAAGTGATAGGGCAGGTGCGGAGACCAGAAATGGGTGACCAGGCCCACATGCCCTACACGACTGCTGTGATTCACGAGGTGCAGCGCTTCGCGGACATCATCCCCCTGGGGGTGCCCCACATGACGTCCCGTGACATCGAAGTGAAGGGCTTCCTCATCCCCAAG GGGACAACACTCTTCACCAACCTGTCATCAGTGCTGAAGGACGAGGCGGTCTGGGAGAAGCCCTTCCGCTTCCACCCCGAACACTTCCTGGACTCTCAGGGCCGCTTTGTGAAGCCCGAGGCCTTCATGCCCTTCTCAGCAG GCCGCCGGGCGTGCCTCGGGGAGCCCCTGGCCCGCATGgagctcttcctcttcttcacctGCCTCCTGCAGCGCTTCAGCTTCTCGGTGCCTCCAGGACACCCCCGGCCCAGCGACCACGGTGTCTGTCACTTCCTGGTTACCCCCTGCCCATACCAGCTTTGTGCTGTGCCCCGCTAG